In Fusobacterium perfoetens ATCC 29250, a genomic segment contains:
- a CDS encoding P1 family peptidase: protein MKEINITEIDGIKIGNAQNFEAGTGCTVILCEKGGCAGVDVRGGGPASHETELLNPINTIEKIHGIVLSGGSAYGLEASSGVMKYLEERGVGFQVGVGVVPIVCGASLFDLAVGNSKIRPDKNMGYEACCNSEKNNIQEGNFGAGTGASVGKYRGMDRAMKSGLGVYCVQVGRLKVGAIVSVNAIGDVIDVNTNKPLAGILNEEKTKILSTRELMWEDLGKDVDVFQNTNTTIGCIITNGNLTKAQATKISSMAHNGYARAICPVHTSLDGDTIFTIGTGEVETTVDIIGSLGAYVMGKAINRAVIKAKSSYGLKSYEELNK from the coding sequence ATGAAAGAGATAAATATAACTGAAATAGATGGAATAAAAATAGGTAATGCCCAAAATTTTGAAGCTGGAACAGGTTGCACAGTAATTTTATGTGAAAAAGGTGGTTGTGCTGGAGTAGATGTAAGAGGTGGAGGACCTGCTTCTCATGAAACAGAACTTTTAAATCCTATAAATACTATAGAAAAAATTCATGGAATTGTATTATCTGGTGGAAGTGCTTATGGATTAGAAGCATCTAGTGGAGTTATGAAATATTTAGAAGAAAGAGGAGTAGGATTTCAAGTTGGAGTAGGAGTTGTACCTATTGTTTGTGGAGCTTCTCTTTTTGATTTAGCTGTTGGAAATTCTAAAATTAGACCTGATAAAAATATGGGATATGAAGCTTGTTGTAATTCTGAAAAAAATAATATCCAAGAAGGAAATTTTGGGGCTGGAACAGGGGCTTCTGTTGGAAAATATAGGGGAATGGATAGAGCAATGAAATCAGGACTTGGAGTTTATTGTGTACAAGTTGGAAGATTAAAAGTTGGAGCTATTGTAAGTGTAAATGCTATAGGAGATGTAATTGATGTAAATACTAATAAACCATTAGCTGGAATTTTAAATGAGGAGAAAACTAAAATATTAAGTACAAGAGAGCTTATGTGGGAAGATTTAGGAAAAGATGTAGATGTATTTCAAAATACAAATACAACAATAGGGTGTATAATTACAAATGGAAACTTAACAAAAGCTCAAGCTACAAAAATATCTTCAATGGCACATAATGGATATGCAAGAGCAATTTGTCCTGTACATACATCTTTAGATGGAGATACAATATTTACTATAGGAACAGGAGAAGTAGAAACTACAGTGGATATAATCGGAAGTTTAGGAGCTTATGTAATGGGAAAAGCTATAAATAGAGCAGTAATAAAGGCAAAATCTAGTTATGGTTTAAAATCTTATGAAGAATTAAATAAATAA
- a CDS encoding Cof-type HAD-IIB family hydrolase, with translation MDRLKKQIDFLIEIDKLKGILRQSLVLNGTRRENDTEHSWHMATSAFILREYYKKEVDMSRVIKMILIHDIVEILAGDTPAYGEFSPEEKYKKEVESANITFGMLPEDQKEEYLNLWYEFENMETDESKFANACDRFQGFIQNVTSDAHTWRKFKPNKSKILKRMRPIIQYMPEVYNGYIKDYLQKYIDLGVVEDDFPVKAIASDLDGTFVTKEKKVTDINREAILKAQAKGIEFIAASGRDRTSINDLLKDIPNIKYFICLNGARVYKEDEIIYEASIDREVSYDIFLKAKEVGLNYSATSRKNIYYSQLDTEYYREFSLENKNFNFVFDEKKENILKEDYQKLVFYGDKEKFKKLRDYVEEKYLDKVNIFESGDSVMDIVNKEASKGNALKIVTNDMGIALDEIVVFGDNENDLAMLKDVNYSVAVENAKDLVKENVRYNTKSNEDSGVGKFLNLFLKLDV, from the coding sequence ATGGATAGACTAAAAAAACAAATAGATTTTTTAATAGAAATTGATAAATTAAAAGGAATTCTTCGTCAAAGTCTTGTACTAAATGGAACTAGAAGAGAAAATGACACAGAACATTCATGGCATATGGCAACTTCAGCTTTTATACTAAGAGAGTATTATAAAAAAGAAGTTGATATGTCAAGAGTGATAAAAATGATATTAATTCATGATATAGTAGAGATTTTAGCTGGAGATACACCAGCTTATGGAGAATTTTCACCAGAAGAAAAATATAAAAAAGAGGTTGAAAGTGCAAATATAACTTTTGGAATGTTGCCTGAAGACCAAAAAGAAGAGTATCTAAATCTATGGTATGAATTTGAAAATATGGAAACTGATGAATCAAAATTTGCTAATGCTTGTGATAGATTCCAAGGATTTATTCAAAATGTAACATCTGATGCTCATACTTGGAGAAAATTCAAACCTAATAAAAGTAAAATTTTAAAAAGAATGAGACCAATTATTCAATATATGCCAGAAGTTTATAATGGATATATAAAAGATTATTTACAAAAATATATTGATTTAGGTGTAGTAGAAGATGATTTTCCAGTAAAAGCTATTGCTAGTGATTTAGATGGAACTTTTGTAACAAAAGAAAAGAAAGTAACTGATATAAATAGAGAAGCAATATTAAAAGCTCAAGCTAAGGGAATAGAATTTATAGCAGCTTCTGGAAGAGATAGAACAAGTATAAATGATTTATTAAAAGATATTCCAAATATTAAATATTTTATCTGTCTAAATGGAGCAAGAGTTTATAAAGAAGATGAAATTATATATGAAGCTTCAATAGATAGAGAGGTATCTTATGATATTTTCTTAAAAGCTAAAGAGGTTGGATTAAATTATAGTGCTACAAGTAGAAAAAATATCTATTATTCTCAATTAGATACAGAATATTATAGAGAATTTTCATTAGAAAATAAAAATTTTAATTTTGTTTTTGATGAGAAAAAAGAAAATATTTTAAAAGAAGATTACCAAAAATTAGTTTTTTATGGAGATAAAGAAAAATTTAAAAAATTAAGAGATTATGTAGAGGAAAAATATTTAGATAAAGTAAATATTTTTGAATCTGGTGACAGTGTAATGGATATAGTAAATAAAGAAGCTAGTAAAGGAAATGCTCTAAAAATAGTAACTAATGATATGGGAATAGCTTTAGATGAAATAGTGGTTTTTGGAGATAACGAAAATGATTTGGCTATGTTAAAAGATGTAAATTATTCTGTGGCTGTAGAAAATGCTAAAGATTTAGTAAAAGAAAATGTAAGATATAATACTAAATCAAATGAAGATAGTGGAGTAGGAAAATTTTTAAACTTATTTTTGAAATTAGATGTATAA
- a CDS encoding FAD-binding protein: MKLDFILNFDIVIVGSGIAGLVSTKEAVKTGKNICLITNGNFGGGASYFPLKGTLGIQSTLNNEDREKFLEDIKNIGNKMENEDLIKTYINEIPDNISSLKEIGFEPWLRNDRRPACFAKYPRDIYLIKDWEKAREKGKEIFSNFENLKIFENTSIVKIIKDNEKIIGGIFKNKDKFFGISSPIIILATGGIAGNFKHKLYPEDVNGIGHIVALDSGAEVQNMEFIQFIPGFLKPKYNTLFGEHTLKYCEGMFDLNNNLIFDGINNPENKNLWIERSGYAPFSFDFESHKIDLKMIKSLDNEGVILKYSKDLYKDEGEFYKVYLSWLKDTMGIDMCKDEVIITPFVHSCNGGIKINNNSETSVKGLYAVGEISSCIEGANRLGGNSVGGSLVFGKRAIISAINYLKNSDFKEYSLLDFQLKFNDWLDSLIDGKNILSENEILTKLKAITSKACNIKRNEKVLNTSLKEIENLKNNFSIKENIKSKGLEIYLRLEVTKMLILSMLERKESRGAHYREDYPYSLDDTYKIILSRKNNNFIVKILKI; this comes from the coding sequence TTGAAGTTAGATTTTATTTTAAATTTTGATATTGTTATAGTAGGTAGTGGAATTGCTGGATTAGTTTCAACTAAAGAAGCTGTAAAAACTGGTAAAAATATTTGTTTAATTACAAATGGAAATTTTGGTGGTGGAGCTAGTTATTTTCCTTTAAAAGGTACTTTAGGAATTCAATCTACTTTAAATAATGAAGATAGAGAAAAATTTTTAGAAGATATAAAAAATATTGGAAACAAAATGGAAAATGAAGATTTAATAAAAACTTATATAAATGAAATCCCTGATAATATTTCTTCATTAAAAGAAATTGGTTTTGAACCTTGGTTAAGAAATGATAGAAGACCAGCTTGTTTTGCTAAATATCCTAGAGATATTTATCTTATAAAAGATTGGGAAAAGGCTAGAGAAAAAGGTAAAGAGATATTTTCAAACTTTGAAAACTTAAAAATATTTGAAAACACATCTATAGTTAAAATTATAAAAGATAATGAAAAAATTATCGGAGGAATCTTTAAAAATAAAGATAAATTTTTTGGTATTTCTTCGCCTATTATCATTCTTGCTACAGGTGGAATAGCTGGGAATTTTAAACATAAATTATATCCAGAAGATGTTAACGGAATAGGACATATTGTAGCTTTGGATTCTGGAGCAGAAGTACAAAATATGGAGTTTATTCAATTTATCCCTGGTTTTTTAAAACCAAAGTATAATACTTTATTTGGTGAACATACTCTTAAATACTGTGAAGGAATGTTTGACTTAAATAACAATTTAATTTTTGATGGTATAAATAATCCTGAAAATAAAAATTTATGGATAGAAAGAAGTGGTTATGCTCCTTTTAGTTTTGATTTTGAAAGTCATAAAATAGATTTAAAAATGATAAAATCTTTAGATAATGAAGGGGTAATTTTAAAATATTCAAAAGATTTATATAAAGATGAGGGAGAATTTTATAAAGTTTATTTAAGTTGGTTAAAAGATACTATGGGAATAGATATGTGTAAAGATGAGGTTATAATTACTCCTTTTGTCCATAGTTGTAATGGAGGTATAAAGATAAATAATAATTCTGAAACCTCTGTAAAAGGATTATATGCAGTTGGAGAAATATCTTCTTGCATTGAAGGAGCTAATAGATTAGGTGGAAATTCTGTTGGTGGTTCTTTAGTCTTTGGTAAAAGAGCTATAATTTCAGCCATAAACTACTTAAAAAATTCTGATTTTAAAGAATATTCTCTCTTAGATTTTCAATTAAAATTTAATGATTGGCTAGATTCTTTAATAGATGGAAAAAATATTTTATCTGAAAATGAAATTTTGACTAAATTAAAAGCTATTACTTCAAAAGCTTGTAATATAAAAAGAAATGAAAAAGTTTTAAATACTTCATTAAAAGAAATAGAAAATTTAAAAAATAATTTTAGTATAAAAGAAAATATTAAAAGTAAAGGTTTAGAAATATATTTAAGATTGGAAGTAACTAAAATGTTAATCTTAAGTATGTTAGAAAGAAAAGAAAGCAGAGGAGCTCATTATAGAGAAGATTATCCATATTCTTTAGATGATACTTATAAAATTATTCTTTCAAGAAAAAATAATAATTTTATAGTAAAAATTTTAAAAATATAA
- a CDS encoding exodeoxyribonuclease III yields MKFISWNVNGLRACVTKGFMDFFKEVDADIFCLQETKLQEGQIDLQLEGYHQYWNYAEKKGYSGTAIFTKVEPISVSYGLGIDEHDKEGRVITLEFEDYYFITVYTPNSKTELERLDYRMVWEDEFKNYLKNLEKKKPVIFCGDLNVAHKEIDLKNPKANRRNAGFTDEERGKFDNLVNDGFIDTFRYFYPDVTDVYSWWSYRFNARGRNAGWRIDYFVVSESLKERLESAKIHTEILGSDHCPVELVIK; encoded by the coding sequence ATGAAGTTTATTTCGTGGAATGTAAATGGGCTTAGAGCTTGTGTAACAAAAGGATTTATGGATTTTTTTAAAGAAGTAGATGCAGATATTTTTTGCCTTCAAGAAACAAAATTACAAGAGGGACAAATTGATTTACAATTAGAGGGGTATCATCAATATTGGAATTATGCTGAAAAAAAAGGATATTCAGGAACAGCAATTTTTACTAAAGTTGAACCTATAAGTGTATCTTATGGCTTAGGAATTGATGAACATGATAAAGAAGGAAGGGTAATAACTTTAGAATTTGAAGATTATTATTTTATAACAGTATATACTCCAAACTCTAAAACAGAATTAGAGAGATTAGATTATAGAATGGTTTGGGAAGATGAATTTAAAAATTATTTAAAAAATTTAGAAAAGAAAAAACCTGTAATTTTCTGTGGAGATTTGAATGTTGCTCATAAAGAGATAGATTTAAAAAATCCTAAAGCAAATAGAAGAAATGCTGGATTTACAGATGAAGAAAGAGGAAAATTTGATAATTTAGTAAATGATGGATTTATAGATACTTTCCGTTATTTTTATCCAGATGTAACAGATGTTTATTCGTGGTGGTCTTATAGATTTAATGCTAGAGGAAGAAATGCTGGCTGGAGAATAGATTATTTTGTAGTATCAGAAAGTTTAAAAGAAAGATTAGAGTCAGCTAAAATTCACACAGAAATATTAGGGTCTGACCATTGTCCTGTAGAACTTGTAATAAAATAA